From the Montipora capricornis isolate CH-2021 chromosome 2, ASM3666992v2, whole genome shotgun sequence genome, one window contains:
- the LOC138021984 gene encoding uncharacterized protein, with translation MAFDVSNKGFPKTPLTENTSSKRQKPQFEKQREKEVTRNAHERGFLRSPTIDSIWESIGEKCDLGDINYLNMSGICLHTVQTIDLCTRLRICVLHSNYISSFDCLQNCHELVYLDLHGNQIVKLPGHKFWASLTELKVVFLHDNSISKLDNVHYMAASPSIAILTLYDTPLSLRPNYRHHVVNSLWSLKSLDNYVISDEEIIEDSSFGGRFAPLQPCFYIKSSCFLTKENTYEEAIKEVNRLVAKVNGVQAKYCPVLVIQRCIRGYLTRARFKFIQDMRLWAAVSIQRYYRHYKGYTEGGTLPPPTSPAHSRSSSALTRFDYETYLHGAKPTYSTSFGKIARRPPSRTVSITVQTVGRISEEDHGRESRLTTSPVEDLELIENAQGFPVRITTRISLNLKKLEMSTSDIIRAQEEAVTIHRKMGLVGIKSVKSGIESRESLRIKLATRDNFRVKTEELIKEEKRTEERKKRRSKGRDRIGKYTTVKVFFGPVMETHQRNDCEGCETEREPNKIRFRLSGFCPPMQKVDPLREMLISKQDAGKEVRLAAREIERKAAEEPRKVAVKRQTITADQKLFIRTHGTMGLACLQAVQHAYRERERAVALSSKATAVAQLRENREQAKERIKAFKQEYKEASLRRRVRDGTRTAEVFKERQAKKEIEHERLSTARAVTAEQIRSRRSDLAFVTDFNCQHTSISNALQRHDRVSQKDERAHEIEDLVRRERELSQDQQALVRRYMEHRQLIRQAETAMARAELDAHLSREAGQRYAAAKERVAQIKARNQETSEYYSPPVTHAPAKLPPLAVVSPVHMDAWNEEEKFDWTPATHDRCVSEPHGKVVSPTRQPMYSMEPTYGIA, from the exons ATGGCCTTTGACGTCTCCAATAAGGGGTTTCCGAAGACTCCGCTGACGGAAAACACATCAAGCAAGAGACAGAAGCCTCAGTTTGAGAAACAACGTGAAAAAGAAGTGACTCGCAATGCTCATGAACGAGGATTTCTTCGGTCACCGACAATCGACAGCATCTGGGAGAGTATCGGTGAAAAATGCGATCTTGGAGATATCAACTACTTAAACATGAGCGGGATTTGCCTACATACAGTGCAAACTATTGATCTGTGTACAAGGCTTCGAATTTGTGTGTTGCATTCCAACTACATTTCTTCGTTTGATTGTTTGCAAAATTGCCACGAACTTGTTTACTTGGATTTACACGGCAATCAG ATTGTAAAACTTCCTGGTCACAAGTTTTGGGCATCACTCACTGAACTCAAGGTTGTGTTCCTTCATGACAACAGCATTTCTAAACTTGACAATGTACATTACATGGCAGCGTCTCCTAGCATTGCTATCTTGACTCTGTATGATACTCCACTCAGTCTGAGACCAAATTACAGACATCATGTAGTCAACAGTCTGTGGTCATTAAAAAGTCTTGACAACTATGTCATTTCTGATGAGGAGATCATTGAGGATTCATCTTTTGGAGGCCGCTTTGCACCATTGCAGCCATGTTTTTACATCAAATCATCTTGTTTTCTCACAAAG GAAAATACTTACGAAGAAGCCATAAAGGAAGTCAACAGACTTGTTGCTAAGGTGAATGGAGTTCAGGCAAAGTATTGTCCAGTTCTGGTCATTCAGCGCTGCATCAGAGGATATTTGACAAGGGCAAGATTTAAATTTATTCAAGATATGAGACTTTG gGCTGCAGTTTCTATCCAGCGCTACTACCGTCACTACAAAGGGTACACCGAGGGGGGTACCCTGCCGCCTCCAACGTCACCGGCCCACAGCCGATCCTCATCAGCCCTAACTCGTTTTGATTACGAGACTTATTTGCATGGTGCAAAACCCACCTATTCAACCAGCTTTGGAAAAATAGCGAGAAGACCCCCGAGCCGAACCGTTTCTATTACTGTTCAGACAGTTGGTCGCATAAGCGAAGAAGACCATGGTAGGGAAAGTCGGCTCACAACATCCCCCGTGGAAGATCTGGAGCTCATAGAGAATGCTCAAGGCTTTCCTGTTCGAATTACTACTAGGATCAGCTTGAACCTAAAGAAGCTGGAAATGAGTACATCTGACATCATTAGAGCGCAGGAGGAGGCTGTGACTATTCATAGGAAAATGGGACTAGTTGGGATCAAATCCGTAAAAAGCGGGATTGAAAGTCGCGAATCTCTCCGTATTAAACTGGCAACGCGAGACAACTTTAGGGTCAAGACCGAGGAATtgataaaagaagagaagagaacGGAAGAGAGGAAAAAGAGACGTAGTAAGGGAAGAGACCGCATTGGAAAGTACACCACCGTTAAAGTATTTTTTGGTCCGGTTATGGAGACACACCAGCGAAACGACTGTGAAGGATGCGAAACAGAGCGGGAGCCGAATAAGATCCGATTTCGGTTATCAGGATTTTGTCCTCCGATGCAAAAGGTGGATCCATTACGTGAAATGCtgatttccaaacaagatgcaGGAAAAGAAGTGCGGTTAGCCGCTAGAGAGATAGAAAGGAAAGCAGCAGAGGAACCGAGGAAAGTTGCAGTGAAACGTCAAACTATTACCGCAGATCAGAAGTTATTCATTCGCACACACGGGACTATGGGATTAGCGTGTCTTCAGGCTGTTCAGCATGCATACAGGGAAAGAGAACGCGCTGTTGCTCTGTCATCCAAGGCTACTGCTGTTGCGCAACTAAGAGAAAACAGAGAGCAAGCTAAAGAACGAATCAAGGCATTCAAACAGGAGTATAAAGAAGCCTCTCTTAGGAGAAGAGTGCGCGATGGTACAAGAACTGCTGAGGTTTTTAAAGAGCGACAAGCTAAGAAAGAAATTGAACATGAACGCCTGTCGACAGCCAGAGCTGTGACAGCAGAACAGATCAGATCCCGGCGCTCTGACTTAGCTTTTGTAACAGACTTCAACTGTCAGCACACGTCCATCTCAAACGCACTACAGCGCCATGATCGAGTCTCACAGAAAGACGAGCGCGCTCACGAGATCGAGGACCTTGTGCGAAGAGAAAGAGAACTGTCCCAAGATCAACAAGCCTTGGTACGCCGATACATGGAGCACAGACAACTTATACGGCAGGCGGAAACAGCTATGGCTCGTGCTGAGCTCGATGCGCATTTGTCTCGCGAAGCTGGTCAGCGATATGCGGCGGCAAAAGAACGCGTGGCGCAAATAAAGGCGCGAAATCAGGAAACCAGTGAGTACTATTCACCGCCAGTGACTCATGCGCCCGCGAAGCTGCCGCCGCTGGCTGTTGTGTCGCCAGTGCATATGGACGCGTGGAACGAAGAGGAAAAGTTTGATTGGACGCCTGCTACTCATGATCGATGTGTTTCTGAACCTCACGGGAAAGTGGTGTCACCCACAAGACAGCCAATGTACTCAATGGAGCCTACATACGGCATCGCATGA